The sequence TCGGCTCTGTCTCCCAGATTATTGTACAATTTCCATATTTAAGAAAATTCAATATCAGATACAGGATTGCACTTTCCCTGAACCACCCGTCTATTACAGAGGCAAGGAGACTTTTTACAGGCGCCCTTATTGCCACATCAATCGTACCTATTAATAGCTTTGTTGGTAGAATCATAGCTTCTTATCTTCCTCATGGAGAGGTAGCTTCCCTGTCTTATGCTTTTAGAATCTTCATCCTCCCTTTCAGCCTTTTCGCTGTCCCTGTTTATACGGTAATGTTTTCAAAGATTTCAAAACTGTACCATGAAAAAGACATGGGGGGCATCTATTCGCACATTGACAGCTCCTTCATCCTCTTGTGTATAACCCTGATTCCCTCTACAATACTGTTGTGCTCCACAGGGGATTCAATCATAAAGATACTTTACGAACGCGGTGCTTTTACCTCAAAAGAAACGTTAATGACCAGCAGGGCTCTTTTCGGTTATGGAATAGGGATACTCTTTTATGCACTTTCACTCTCCCTTGTAAGAGTATTCAATGCCTTACATGATATGAAAACGCCCGCAGTTATAGGCATCACCTCAATTGTTATTAATGCAATACTTGCTGCCCTGTTGATGAAACAATTTAAAAATCTTGGCATCGCTCTTGCCACGTCCATTGTTTCGCTTTACAATTTTTCAGTTCTCTATATTTTTTTAAAGAAAAAAATTAAATACAGAATGACGAGAAACACCTTCCGGCAGATAACTAAATCCTTGCTGTCCGGAATTATACTGCTATTATCGATTTTTGCGGTGAAATGCATATGGCAGGACAGGGCATATCTGACATTATCCTTGAGTGTTGTCCTGACGATTGTCACCTATTACGTTTTTTTTAGAGATTACTACCTGATGCTTATTCGCAGAAAGATATAATAAATTAATATTTATTTAGATAGTAAAATGATATAATTATCTATATTTTTATTTTGTATAATCATATTTTATTATTAGGGGAAAATAGTGTAATGCTCGCCGACAGAGACTTAAAAAGTAGAAATATCATAGCCGGAATCAAGACGGTCTATCATGACAACTACGAAAACGATGATACAAAGACTGTTAATATGGTATTGAAGGACGTTGTAGACCTCTTTAAAGGCAAAAGAAAAGGGTTCCAAAAATGTGACGTTAAATATCATAATATTTACCATACTTTACAGACAATTCCCCCTTTTGTGGAGATCATAGACGGATGGAACAAGAGCGGAAATCCCTTGAGAATTTCAAAGGAATACTTTGATCTGGGGATTGTTGCCGTTTTACTGCATGATACGGGTTATATAAAGACAGAGGACGACAATGCCGGTACAGGTGCAAAATATACGTTTACCCATATACAGAGAAGCATTGATTTTACAGATCAATATCTGCACCAGGCAGGTTTTGATGAATATAGTATTTTACACATCAAGCATGCAATCGCGTGTACCGGTGTAAATTATTCTCCTGTAGATATCCGTTTCAGCTCAGAGGAAGAACAGGTAATAGGGTATACGCTCGGAACGGCAGATTTACTGGGACAGATGGCGTCGCCCGATTATCCCCGGAAACTCCCTTTGCTATTTAAGGAGTTTGAGGAGGCATATCGTTTTGAAAACACGGAAAAGCTGCTTGGCATAGGTATAAAATTATTTAATAATGCCGATGAATTGGTAAAAAATACTCAATATTTTTACAAAAAAGTTGCAATGAACCGTTTTTTAAAAATGGGTTCCATGTATAAATACCTGACTTACCATTTTGGAACTTTAAACAACCCATATATAGAAGCAATCGAGGAAAATATCAGAAAGATACAAGCCTTATTTCCATAATTCAAATATACCGTATCATTACATTGTAATACTCAATTCAGCAAGGATGTTTAAAACCACAATCAGGGTAAACAACAACTGTCCGTTGGTGCGCGGAAGTTTGACATCCAGTCCATTCTTTTCTATACTATGTTATAAGAAATAACTGGATATTCCCGGTTAAAATGAACGAAAGGACATACAAATGAAAAAGATTGCTATATTCATCGTAGCTTTTGTGTCAATTTATGCGTTGACAAGCCTCTCGCTTAATGCCGGAGAAAATAAAGACAGTAAGCCTTTGCCTGTCGTAAATTTCGGGACACTTCCCGTTTTGCAGGCACTGCCGCTTTTCGTTGCAGTGGAAAAGGATTTTTTTAAAGAACAGGGGTTATCCGTAAACCTTGTCAGATTTAATTCTGCTATGGAAAAAGATGTGGCACTCTCTGCAGGACAGATCTCCGGGTATTTCGGCGATATGATGACTCCTATGGTATTGAATGCCAATAAGACACCTGCAAAAATGATTGCCACAATATTTAACACATCAAAAACACAACGCATGTTTGCAATTATTGCCTCGCCAAAGCACTCAAATAAATCAATTTCCGAGATATCCAGGGAGGGGATTGCAGTAAGCTCTAACACCATTTTAGATTACCTTATGACAAAGCTTTTAAAATCAAAATCTAATCAAACAGAAAGCGTAAAACAGATAGAGATAAAAAGCATACCAATCCGCCTGCAAATGCTGCTCTCAGGCCAGATACCGGCAGCAATGCTTCCCGAGCCCCTTGTAACCCTTGCCGAGCAGAAAGGCTGCAAGGTCTTGATTGACGATGCAGGAGCTGATGCGTCCGCTACCGTACTTGTATTTAACGAAAAGTTTCTTGCAGATTATCCTGATGTTGCAAGAAGGTTCCTAACAGCGGTAGAAAAAGCTTCACAATATATAAACAGGCATCAAGATGAAGTCCGCTCGATCATGAACCGTGAATGCAGGGTTCCGGATCCTCTTCAAAAAACATTTCCCATCCCCGAATTCCGGAAACTCACTACACCTGATTATAATCAAGTTATGGACGTATATCAGTGGTTGAGAGGGAAAAAGATTATAAAAACAGAAATGACATTCAAGCAAATGGTGGGTAATGGCTACCTCCCATGACCTTTTAAGACTCGATAATATAAAAAAAACATTTCTTAATGCTGATGAGTCAAAAACCGTATTGGAGGGAATCAATCTCAGGCTTTCAAAGAGTGATTCCTTTTCTATTGTCGGCCCCTCAGGGTGCGGCAAGACAACACTTCTGCTGATTACGGCAGGACTTCTCCCTCCAACAGAAGGCAGCGTATGGATGGATGACAGTCCGGTAAATGCACCAAACAGAAAGATCGCGCTTGTACTGCAGCATTACGGACTATTCCCCTGGAAAACTGTAGCAGCCAATATTATGCTGGGGGCTCACCTGCAAAAGATTAAAATTGCTGAGGAGGAGTTGATTACTATAAAACAAAAGCTGGGCATTGAAGATATTGACCACCTTTACCCCGGACAGTTAAGCGGAGGGCAGCGCCAACGCGTTGCCCTTGCAAGGGCAATTATTCTTCACCCGTCACTTTTGCTTCTTGACGAGCCCTTTGCCGCAATCGATACGATTACCCGTGAACGCTTGCAAAATAGACTTCTTACAATATTTACCCAAAGGAAGTTCAGCTTCATCATAGTAACTCACAATATTGAAGAGGCGGTTTTTCTCGGGCGCAAAATTATGGTGCTTGATAATCAGGGGGCCGGCATAAAGACCGTTATTGAGAACCCAGAAATGGGAAGCCTTGAATACCGGAACAAACCTTCATTTTTTGAACGATGTCTTGAATTACGTAAAATACTTGAGAAATTTGCATGAAAAAAAGGCAGATCATTACATATGGCATAACGGTAGTCCTTGTTTATGCATTCTGGTACGTTCTTTCTTTAATACTCGGCAGTACAATACTCCCTGACCCGATATCGGTATTTATTCAAGGTTTTCGGGAGATCGGGGAACACAGCTTCTGGGAACATGTGCTGGCAAGCGCTTTTCGCATTATTACCGGGCTTCTTATTGCCTTTTTCACAGCAACCCCCCTGGGGCTTCTCCTTGGGAGTAACGATAAGCTCGACCGCCTGTTTTCGCCGTTAATATATCTTGGATACCCGGTGCCGAAGATTGTCCTTATGCCTATTATCTTCGTTGTTTTCGGGCTTGGAGATGCAGCCAAAATTGTTCTTATCACCATGATTATCTTCTTCCAGCTTCTAATAACAACCCGCGATGCTGCACGTACAATAGATAAGGAGGTAATCTACTCGCTCCGGTCGCTCGGCAGCCGGCAATGGGATTTTTACCGCCATGTGGTATGGCCGATCAGCCTTCCAGGTATCTTTACTTCACTGCGTATAGTTACAGGCACGTCCATTGCAGTGCTCTTTTTTGTCGAATCTATCGGGACAAATATGGGGCTTGGATTTTATATAATAGATGCCTGGGGAAGAGCGGATTATACAACTATGTTTGTCGGTATTATTGCATTATCTTCTATCGGCATTGTAATCTATGAGATATTTGACCTCCTTGAGAGAAAAGTGTGCAGATGGAAAAACGTCTGAATAAACAATATCCTTCAGTATCTATGGTTACCGGGACGGAACACGCCGGCATGGTTAAAGAAATCTTTTCCACCATAACAAAGCGATACGATTTTTTGAACCATTTTCTCAGCATGAGGCGTGATGTTGCCTGGCGGCGTTTTACCGTAAAAAAAATGAGATTTTTTCTCACTGGCCGTTTTCTGGATGTGGCCTGCGGCACATCCGATCTTGCCATTATGACTGCAAAGAGATTTCATGATGTACAATCAACAGGTGTAGATTTTGTCCAGGCCATGCTCGTTGCCGGCCGGAAAAAAATTTACCGTAAAGGACTTGGGCAGGATATCAACTTAGCCAATGCAGATGCCCTCAGCCTTCCTTTTAAAGACAATACCTTTGATGTTGCAGCCATCGCCTTCGGCATAAGGAATATCCCCGATAGAACGGCGGCTTTGGGAGAGATGATACGTGTAATAGTGCCGGATGGACAGGTAATGGTTCTTGAAATGACATATATCCGGAACCGTTTATTTAAAAGACTCTACCACCTGTATCTAAATTTTATATTGCCTGGTATTGCAGGTTTGCTGTCTTTTAATCCTGCTGCCTACCTGTATCTTGCCGACTCGATCATGAATTTCCCTTCACCGGAACGGTTTGCAGGCTTAATGGGAGAGGCAGGGCTGACAGAGGTAAAAAAATATAAACTTACATTCGGTATCACCTATCTTTATACTGGGATCAAACCGGGGAACGGCAAGTCGTGAGCAATGAAACACTGAAGGCCTGGATCCAGGCGAGCCGTCCGCCTTTTTTCATCGCCACCCTCGCCCCGCTTTTGATCGGGTGGATGTCTGCAAAGGCTTATGGCCTGCATCTTGACAAGTTTTTCCTGGTTATTTTTGGATCGTTTATTGTCCATCTTGTTACCAATCTTGCAAATGACTATTTCGATTATATAAAAGGCGCTGATTCAGGTGAATCAATAGGCGGCTCCCGTGTCATACAGGAGGGCAAAATCTTGCCTGATGTATTATTGAAGGCGATCATCATTTTATACTGCATTGCCTTCCTGATTGCCTTTACCATCATGTTCAGCTTTAACCTCTTTGCGATCCTTCCTTTGGTTCTTTTTGCCGCTTTTAGCAGTTTCTTTTATGTAGCGCCACCGATCCGGTATGGATACTACGGACTGGGTGAACTTTTTGTCGGGATAAACATGGGGCCGATCATTGTGGTAGGAACTTATTGGGTTATTGCAGGCCGGTTTGACTGGGCGCCCTTTTATCTGTCCTTGCCTGTCGGGCTGATGGTCGCCTCGATCCTGTATTATCAAAGCCTCCCTGATATGAAAACCGACCTTGCTGCGGGTAAATATACCCTGGCTGTAAGACTCGGTAAAAGAGGTGCATTTGTCGGCCTTATTGTTTTCTGGGTTTTGATTTATCTGGCTGTTATAGCCCTGATACTTACAAATGCACTCTCATGGTATGCCCTGATATGCCTTGCAAGCATCCCTGTATGCGTAAAAATGATCCGGACGGTCAAGAATACAGAAGATTGGGTACTTCTCGACCAGTATGGCAGGTATGTAAGGATACTCTACGGCCTCAATAGCATTGCCATAATTTCAGGGCTGTTTAAATAATTGTTCCAATATCTTCTTCATTTCTACTTTAGGGCACGAATTCCGGTTTGCACAGATATTTTTCACTGCTTTTGACGGGCATTTCTTGTGAACATTTATGTTGAAATATTTGAAATCATATGATATTTAATACATGATTTCAAATTAGCACGCCTTTCAATTGGGAATAGGGTGCGGGTAAATCTGTCTATTTCCAAAGTGCGAAAAGCGGAAGTATAAACTAGGAGGATACATGTCTAATTTAACCATCAAACAGTTACTCGAAGCAGGCGTCCATTTCGGACATCAGACAAAAAGGTGGAATCCGAAGATGAAACCTTATATTTTCGGTGCGAGAAATGGCATATACATTATTGATCTTCAGCGGACATTAAAAATGTTCAAAGAAGCATACAATTTTGCAAGGGAAGTAGCTTCCCGGAATGAGTATATCCTTTTCGTGGGCACCAAGAAACAAGCACAGGAAGGAATCAAGGAAGAAGCAAAAAGATGCGACACATTTTATGTCAACTCCAGGTGGCTTGGCGGAACAATGACAAACTTTCAAACCATGAAAAAAAGCCTCGAAAGACTAAGAAAGTATGAAGAAATAAAAGGGAGTGACATCATAAAGGCCCTTTCCAAAAAAGAGGCGATAGGCATAGACAGAGAAATTGCGAAACTTGAAAGGAATATCGGCGGCATAAAAGGTATGGATCGGCTGCCTGGCGCTGTTTACGTCGTAGACCCGAAAAAAGAGTACATTGCAGTAAAAGAGGCAAGGAAACTTGGCA is a genomic window of Pseudomonadota bacterium containing:
- the menA gene encoding 1,4-dihydroxy-2-naphthoate octaprenyltransferase; the encoded protein is MSNETLKAWIQASRPPFFIATLAPLLIGWMSAKAYGLHLDKFFLVIFGSFIVHLVTNLANDYFDYIKGADSGESIGGSRVIQEGKILPDVLLKAIIILYCIAFLIAFTIMFSFNLFAILPLVLFAAFSSFFYVAPPIRYGYYGLGELFVGINMGPIIVVGTYWVIAGRFDWAPFYLSLPVGLMVASILYYQSLPDMKTDLAAGKYTLAVRLGKRGAFVGLIVFWVLIYLAVIALILTNALSWYALICLASIPVCVKMIRTVKNTEDWVLLDQYGRYVRILYGLNSIAIISGLFK
- a CDS encoding ATP-binding cassette domain-containing protein, which encodes MATSHDLLRLDNIKKTFLNADESKTVLEGINLRLSKSDSFSIVGPSGCGKTTLLLITAGLLPPTEGSVWMDDSPVNAPNRKIALVLQHYGLFPWKTVAANIMLGAHLQKIKIAEEELITIKQKLGIEDIDHLYPGQLSGGQRQRVALARAIILHPSLLLLDEPFAAIDTITRERLQNRLLTIFTQRKFSFIIVTHNIEEAVFLGRKIMVLDNQGAGIKTVIENPEMGSLEYRNKPSFFERCLELRKILEKFA
- the ubiE gene encoding bifunctional demethylmenaquinone methyltransferase/2-methoxy-6-polyprenyl-1,4-benzoquinol methylase UbiE; translated protein: MEKRLNKQYPSVSMVTGTEHAGMVKEIFSTITKRYDFLNHFLSMRRDVAWRRFTVKKMRFFLTGRFLDVACGTSDLAIMTAKRFHDVQSTGVDFVQAMLVAGRKKIYRKGLGQDINLANADALSLPFKDNTFDVAAIAFGIRNIPDRTAALGEMIRVIVPDGQVMVLEMTYIRNRLFKRLYHLYLNFILPGIAGLLSFNPAAYLYLADSIMNFPSPERFAGLMGEAGLTEVKKYKLTFGITYLYTGIKPGNGKS
- the murJ gene encoding murein biosynthesis integral membrane protein MurJ — translated: MKEIISDQDALNNSTTDIIRKGSIITIITLISRPLGYVREAIQAYLFGATLLVDAFVVAFNFPELIQTLFFSGATSAFLIPVCTKYMKNDEEYSNIYATFINLTIIITLFLSTIFFIFSSEIIQLIAPGFDAESKRITRILFIIMIPVIALHAILSVIKAFLNAKEHFAAPEMSGIMWNIIFILAAIIFSKKFGIYSLAVGVTLGSVSQIIVQFPYLRKFNIRYRIALSLNHPSITEARRLFTGALIATSIVPINSFVGRIIASYLPHGEVASLSYAFRIFILPFSLFAVPVYTVMFSKISKLYHEKDMGGIYSHIDSSFILLCITLIPSTILLCSTGDSIIKILYERGAFTSKETLMTSRALFGYGIGILFYALSLSLVRVFNALHDMKTPAVIGITSIVINAILAALLMKQFKNLGIALATSIVSLYNFSVLYIFLKKKIKYRMTRNTFRQITKSLLSGIILLLSIFAVKCIWQDRAYLTLSLSVVLTIVTYYVFFRDYYLMLIRRKI
- the rpsB gene encoding 30S ribosomal protein S2; amino-acid sequence: MSNLTIKQLLEAGVHFGHQTKRWNPKMKPYIFGARNGIYIIDLQRTLKMFKEAYNFAREVASRNEYILFVGTKKQAQEGIKEEAKRCDTFYVNSRWLGGTMTNFQTMKKSLERLRKYEEIKGSDIIKALSKKEAIGIDREIAKLERNIGGIKGMDRLPGAVYVVDPKKEYIAVKEARKLGIPTIGIVDTNCDPDDIDYIIPGNDDAIRAIKLITMKIADAVLEGKALYVEEFQGKDETGEEPKPFIDESILIEKYDDDDLEENQ
- a CDS encoding MetQ/NlpA family ABC transporter substrate-binding protein yields the protein MKKIAIFIVAFVSIYALTSLSLNAGENKDSKPLPVVNFGTLPVLQALPLFVAVEKDFFKEQGLSVNLVRFNSAMEKDVALSAGQISGYFGDMMTPMVLNANKTPAKMIATIFNTSKTQRMFAIIASPKHSNKSISEISREGIAVSSNTILDYLMTKLLKSKSNQTESVKQIEIKSIPIRLQMLLSGQIPAAMLPEPLVTLAEQKGCKVLIDDAGADASATVLVFNEKFLADYPDVARRFLTAVEKASQYINRHQDEVRSIMNRECRVPDPLQKTFPIPEFRKLTTPDYNQVMDVYQWLRGKKIIKTEMTFKQMVGNGYLP
- a CDS encoding ABC transporter permease, producing MKKRQIITYGITVVLVYAFWYVLSLILGSTILPDPISVFIQGFREIGEHSFWEHVLASAFRIITGLLIAFFTATPLGLLLGSNDKLDRLFSPLIYLGYPVPKIVLMPIIFVVFGLGDAAKIVLITMIIFFQLLITTRDAARTIDKEVIYSLRSLGSRQWDFYRHVVWPISLPGIFTSLRIVTGTSIAVLFFVESIGTNMGLGFYIIDAWGRADYTTMFVGIIALSSIGIVIYEIFDLLERKVCRWKNV